The Penaeus chinensis breed Huanghai No. 1 chromosome 39, ASM1920278v2, whole genome shotgun sequence genome has a segment encoding these proteins:
- the LOC125046559 gene encoding ceramide transfer protein-like, translated as MTEDFGGVTMSDEDSEEDTQLHPYQCRQPTELQGTVSKWTNYIHGWQNRYMVLKEGTMSYYKNQDETAFGCRGSISVQRAHVKPHEIDECRFDICLNDCVWYLRTGTEEEKHQWVDAIEQHKLETNGLRRHGSAVSLTSNTLSTTSGSSFKRSKGLKEKLAEIDTYRDILIRQMETLQSYFDACAETYKDIKNSEATCNGHEGDQEGVVEAALMAECSVGDSPKVGNRRFSPDRSPHPHITREILEKHGSYALDFRGEALTFKATTAGILTTLSHCVEVMNQREESFKRRLEREAEKRKRLEEKLKHALAHSTQETQPSRRVVVMGGPDYEEGPHSVIGEDEFFDAVESALDKMDEEEEFRERLRQKQLAAPQKSATTHPLWPQIEKLTIEQLGYAQQDVEGGVWQLFAEEGEMKMYRRELEEDGLVVDPLKAVHQVRGATAHEMVHHFWSPDVRFEWDTSIEQMTVLDRISADTLIFLQLHKRVWPTAQRDALFWSHIREISSSDPANGKAHDTWIVCNQSAEHPDAPNDGKYVRIDLTVCFVCQTFIDPPPAEGQPITRDNLLVKITYCSVVNPGGWAPASVLRAVYKREYPKFLKRFTQYVVDKCADQPIAFSGLKIKDHSKHWRG; from the exons GGAACTGTATCAAAATGGACCAATTACATCCATGGCTGGCAAAACCGTTACATGGTTTTGAAGGAAGGAACAATGAGCTATTACAAAAACCAAGATGAGACTGCATTTGGATGCCGTGGCTCTATAAGTGTCCAGAGAGCCCATGTGAAG CCTCATGAGATTGATGAATGCCGCTTTGATATTTGTTTAAATGATTGTGTGTGGTATCTTCGCActggaacagaagaagagaagcacCAATGGGTTGATGCAATAGAGCAGCATAAG CTGGAAACCAATGGACTGCGGCGCCATGGCAGTGCTGTGTCCTTGACCTCCAACACCCTCTCTACAACCTCTGGTTCGTCTTTCAAACGCTCAAAAG GACTAAAAGAGAAATTGGCAGAAATTGACACGTATCGAGATATTCTTATACGGCAGATGGAAACACTTCAATCTTACTTTGATGCCTGTGCTGAGACTTATAAAGACATTAAGAATAGTGAAGCGACTT GTAATGGCCATGAGGGAGACCAAGAAGGTGTTGTGGAGGCAGCATTAATGGCCGAGTGCAGTGTTGGCGACTCCCCTAAAGTAGGAAATAGACGGTTTTCTCCTGACCGTTCCCCTCATCCTCATATTACCAGAGAAATCTTAGAGAAGCATGGTTCCTATGCTCTGGATTTCCGTGGAGAAGCACTTACATTTAAG GCAACAACTGCAGGGATCCTAACCACATTAAGTCATTGTGTGGAGGTCATGAACCAAAGAGAAGAGTCCTTTAAGAGGCGACTCGAACGTGAAGCGGAGAAAAGAAAGCGACTTGAGGAAAAATTAAAACACGCTCTTGCGCACAGCACACAGGAGACACAGCCTAGTAGAAGAGTGGTAGTTATGGGTGGACCAGACTATGAG GAAGGACCTCATAGTGTCATAGGAGAGGATGAATTCTTTGATGCAGTTGAGTCAGCGCTGGACaaaatggatgaggaggaggaattccGTGAACGTCTGCGCCAGAAGCAACTAGCAGCGCCTCAGAAATCTGCAACTACACATCCTCTCTGGCCACAG ATTGAAAAGCTGACGATAGAGCAACTTGGCTATGCACAACAAGATGTGGAAGGGGGTGTTTGGCAATTATTTGCTGAAGAAGGTGAAATGAAAATGTACCGCAGAGAGCTTGAGGAAGATGGCTTGGTGGTTGACCCTCTGAAGGCAGTTCACCAAGTCAGAGGTGCTACTGCCCATGAAATGGTCCATCACTTCTGGTCACCAGATGTTAGATTTGAGTGGGATA CAAGCATAGAGCAGATGACAGTCTTAGACAGGATATCTGCGGACACACTCATATTCCTGCAGCTTCACAAGAGAGTCTGGCCGACTGCTCAACGTGATGCCCTGTTCTGGTCACACATACGGGAGATATCATCCTCTGACCCAGCCAATGGCAAAGCCCATGACACTTGGATAGTCTGCAATCAGTCTGCTGAACATCCTGATGCTCCA AATGATGGGAAATATGTCCGAATAGACTTGACAGTATGTTTTGTGTGCCAAACATTTATTGACCCTCCACCAGCTGAGGGACAACCTATAACACGAGACAATCTGTTGGTTAAAATAACTTACTGCTCAGTAG TTAATCCTGGAGGATGGGCTCCAGCTTCAGTTCTAAGAGCAGTGTACAAACGTGAGTATCCAAAGTTCCTGAAGAGGTTTACTCAGTATGTAGTGGACAAGTGTGCGGACCAGCCCATTGCCTTCTCGGGGTTGAAGATCAAGGACCACAGCAAACACTGGAGGGGTTGA